Proteins from a genomic interval of Euleptes europaea isolate rEulEur1 chromosome 18, rEulEur1.hap1, whole genome shotgun sequence:
- the ALDH16A1 gene encoding aldehyde dehydrogenase family 16 member A1: MSSPSPSSFPAPKTADRPKAPRTRAATWSHRETLDFLALWGEEGIQAQLRRCHRNADVYQWISGRMAEKGYLRDEDQCRTKGKDLKKSYKQARLQDGAARQRCRFFHELDAILGVGGGGGRGGGAPPWCQVVIKEESDPELREEDYAWTQGSAPDGSDLDPQGEPPSAAASSSSSSHATAGAPIPPHLRRHVAGSLLEGERSPPGEEPGPREGGAPPYLYPQEESPGGDSLGPPRMEGPLLRQGGRAHLDGPWRPGLSRRAFPRPRTLLSTREKLAQLRNRRKRPRDDKFDELLRDIRTHFREREKLFQGLWEEEKAQREKDRRLWTAEMDWIRQMWVKSQKERDARGEDKETNGPRLVKEEHWNLCKDLDGDTPKDTSVQEPLLLKAWLESHGRSFGHFVDDKWLKPGGRETYATKNPTTGEHLATTLQGNGEDVKAAVGAATKAFQTWGQQPGHVRARHLYNVARTIQKHQRLLSLLESLDSGKLLREARDADLPLVVRHFYHYAGWAQLMEVEMKGWKPLGAVAVLIPRNFPLLTLAWKVCPALAMGNTVVLKPASSTRLTALLLAEVCAQAGLPPGVFNVITGDQALGEALASHPGLDQVAFAGSAEVGRSLRQATAGTGKKLSLQLGGKSPFIVFDSADLDSAVDGLVDAIWLNRGQAHNAGSQLLLQESIAKDFVQRLKRRMGQLRVGDSLDKAMDLGALADEKQRDVIESLVAEARAEGAEVFQAWAALPSSGPFYPPTLITGVYTTSRCVREEVFGPVLVTLTFRTAKEAVALGNNSPYGLAASVWTETLPLALEVARSLQVGTVWINGHNMLDAASAFGGYKESGYGRDGGKESLYEYVRPNWELRPSPVTVDVSYKTFATSQGAEAPPNPGKKRVPHSATSDPEGNTPSMDRTYKLYYGGAQKRPDSMSSRAVLDHAGKILAYVADGSIKDIRNAVEAAHKAAAGWAKQTAHTRAQILYYLAENLELRRAEVASQLEALTGVGKEEALREVDLSIQRLFHWAAYSDKYGGAVQETVLYGASLLFREPLGVVGIACPDEQPLLSFISLLAPAIIRGNCVVMVPSERYPLPALDFYQVLDTSDVPGGVVNIISGNRDHLSRGLAEHQDVQAMWYFGSKEGSALVEWASSWNLKRTWVNYGVEQRCWSNLQEGAGEEFLYQATQCKSIWMPMGDIFAN; this comes from the exons ATGTCCTCGCCCTCCCCGTCTTCCTTCCCGGCCCCCAAGACGGCGGATCGCCCCAAAGCGCCCCGGACCCGGGCGGCGACCTGGAGCCACCGGGAGACGCTGGACTTCTTGGccctgtggggggaggaagggatccAGGCGCAGCTGCGCCGCTGCCACCGCAACGCCGACGTGTACCAGTGGATCTCGGGGCGGATGGCCGAGAAGGGCTACCTGCGCGACGAGGACCAGTGCCGCACCAAGGGCAAGGACCTCAAGAAGAGCTACAAGCAAGCCCGCCTGCAGGACGGCGCGGCCCGCCAGCGCTGCCGCTTCTTCCACGAGCTGGACGccatcctgggggtggggggcggcgggggtcGTGGAGGTGGAGCCCCTCCTTGGTGCCAGGTGGTGATCAAGGAAGAGAGCGACCCGGAGCTGCGGGAGGAGGACTACGCCTGGACCCAGGGGTCCGCCCCCGACGGCAGCGACCTGGACCCCCAGGGCGAGCCCCCCTCCGCcgctgcctcttcctcctcctcctcccatgcaACCGCCGGGGCCCCGATCCCACCCCACCTCCGCCGCCACGTGGCCGGGAGCCTGCTGGAGGGAGAGCGAAGCCCCCCGGGGGAGGAGCCCGGCCCCCGCGAGGGGGGCGCGCCGCCCTACCtctacccccaggaggagagccCCGGAGGGGACAGCCTCGGGCCGCCAAGGATGGAGGGGCCCCTCCTGCGCCAGGGGGGCCGGGCCCACCTGGACGGCCCCTGGAGGCCAGGGCTGAGTCGGAGAG CTTTTCCCAGACCGCGAACCCTGCTGAGCACCCGAGAAAAACTGGCCCAGCTCCGGAACAGAAGGAAGAGACCCCGGGACGACAAATTTGACGAGCTCCTACGGGATATCCGGACACATTTCCGGGAACGGGAGAAATTGTTCCAGGGCttgtgggaggaggagaaggcccaGCGGGAGAAGGACAGGAGGCTGTGGACAGCCGAGATGGACTGGATCCGGCAGATGTGGGTGAAGAGCCAAAAAGAGAGAGACGCCAGGGGAGAAGACAAGGAGACGAATGGGCCTCGGCTCGTAAAAGAGGAGCACTGGAATCTCTGCAAAGACCTTGACGGGGACACTCCGAAAGACACCAGCGTTCAAGAGCCTCTGCTCTTAAAG GCCTGGCTGGAGTCTCACGGCCGTAGCTTTGGACATTTTGTAGATGACAAGTGGCTGAAACCAGGGGGAAGGGAGACGTACGCCACCAAAAATCCCACCACAG GAGAGCACTTAGCCACCACCCTCCAGGGGAATGGAGAGGATGTCAAGGCAGCTGTTGGTGCTGCCACGAAAGCTTTTCAAACCTGGGGTCAACAGCCTGGCCACGTTCGAGCCCGACACCTCTACAA TGTGGCCAGGACCATCCAGAAACACCAGCGCTTACTCAGCCTTCTGGAGAGCCTAGACAGCGGGAAGCTTCTCCGCGAGGCCCGGGATGCAGACCTCCCTTTGGTTGTCCGGCATTTCTACCATTACGCTGGTTGGGCCCAACTGATGGAGGTGGAGATGAAGGGCTGGAAGCCTCTCG GTGCTGTAGCTGTTCTCATCCCGCGGAACTTCCCTTTGTTGACTCTGGCTTGGAAGGTGTGTCCAGCTCTGGCCATGG GGAACACAGTGGTGCTCAAGCCAGCCAGCTCAACCCGTCTGACAGCTCTGCTCCTGGCCGAGGTCTGTGCccaggctgggctccctcccggAGTCTTCAATGTTATCACGGGCGACCAGGCGCTGGGTGAGGCGTTGGCTTCCCACCCGGGCCTTGACCAAGTGGCTTTTGCAGGTTCCGCTGAG GTAGGCCGAAGCCTGCGCCAGGCAACGGCTGGGACTGGCAAGAAGCTTTCTTTGCAACTTGGAGGGAAGTCGCCCTTCATCGTCTTTGACTCTGCCGACTTGGATAGTGCTGTTGACGGGCTGGTGGATGCCATTTGGCTGAACCGGGGACAG GCCCACAACGCCGGGTCTCAGCTGCTCCTGCAGGAATCTATCGCCAAAGATTTTGTTCAGCGCCTGAAGCGCCGGATGGGCCAACTGCGGGTGGGAGACTCCCTAGACAAGGCCATGGATCTGGGTGCCTTGGCCGACGAGAAGCAGCGAGATGTGATTGAGAGCCTCGTGGCGGAAGCTCGGGCGGAAGGTGCTGAG GTCTTCCAGGCCTGGGCAGCCCTCCCATCAAGTGGGCCCTTCTACCCTCCAACCTTAATCACCGGTGTGTACACAACCTCCCGTTGCGTCAGGGAAGAG GTATTCGGACCTGTTCTGGTAACGCTGACCTTCCGGACAGCCAAAGAAGCCGTGGCGCTGGGGAATAACAGCCCCTATGGGTTGGCCGCCAGTGTGTGGACAGAGACCCTCCCGCTGGCCCTGGAAGTTGCCCGCAG TTTGCAGGTCGGGACGGTTTGGATCAATGGCCACAACATGCTAGATGCAGCATCTGCGTTCGGAGGCTACAAGGAAAGCGGCTACGGCCGGGACGGAGGCAAAGAG AGCCTTTATGAGTATGTGAGACCAAACTGGGAGCTCCGTCCGAGCCCAGTCACCGTGGACGTGAGCTACAAAACCTTTGCTACCTCCCAGGGGGCTGAGGCTCCTCCAAATCCCGGGAAGAAGAGAGTTCCACATTCCGCAACTTCTGATCCGGAAGGAAACACCCCAAG CATGGACCGAACTTACAAGCTGTACTACGGGGGAGCCCAGAAGAGGCCGGACTCCATGAGTTCCCGAGCGGTCCTCGACCACGCCGGCAAAATCCTGGCCTACGTGGCGGACGGGAGCATCAAAGACATCCGTAATGCTGTGGAAGCTGCCCACAAGGCGGCCGCAGG GTGGGCGAAGCAGACGGCCCATACCCGGGCGCAGATCTTGTACTACCTGGCAGAGAATCTGGAGCTTCGTCGAGCTGAAGTAGCGTCACAACTCGAAGCATTGACCGGTGTGGGGAAAGAAGAGGCCCTGCGGGAGGTGGACCTCAGCATACAGAGGCTGTTCCACTGGGCAGCGTATTCTGACAAGTACGGTGGGGCCGTACAG GAGACGGTTTTGTACGGCGCCTCCCTTCTCTTCCGAGAGCCTCTCGGCGTGGTGGGCATCGCCTGCCCCGACGAAcagcccctgcttagcttcatcaGCTTGTTGGCTCCGGCCATCATCCGCGGCAACTGTGTGGTGATGGTTCCCAGCGAGCGGTACCCATTGCCTGCTCTGGATTTCTACCAG GTACTGGACACCTCGGACGTCCCTGGGGGAGTGGTGAACATAATCTCCGGCAACCGGGACCATCTCAGCCGGGGTTTAGCTGAGCATCAAGATGTACAAGCCATGTGGTACTTTGGCTCCAAGGAG GGTTCCGCATTGGTGGAATGGGCCTCCTCCTGGAACCTGAAGAGGACCTGGGTGAACTACGGAGTGGAGCAGCGTTGCTGGTCCAACCTGCAAGAAGGAGCCGGGGAAGAATTCCTCTACCAGGCCACCCAATGCAAAAGCATCTGGATGCCCATGGGCGACATATTTGCCAACTGA